In Methanobacterium sp., one genomic interval encodes:
- a CDS encoding peptidylprolyl isomerase: MKKAIIETDKGNIELTLFEKEAPNTVANFEKLASSGYYDGLTFHRVIPDFVIQGGCPKGNGTGGPGYTIKCEINPHKHGIGALSMAHAGKDTGGSQFFITHSPQPHLDGVHTVFGKVVKGMEVVNAIKPGDVMNKVTVTDE, encoded by the coding sequence ATGAAAAAAGCAATTATTGAAACTGATAAAGGAAACATTGAATTAACCCTTTTTGAAAAGGAAGCCCCAAACACCGTGGCTAACTTTGAAAAACTGGCTAGCAGCGGATATTATGATGGATTAACGTTCCACCGTGTTATCCCAGATTTTGTAATTCAGGGCGGATGTCCCAAGGGCAATGGGACTGGTGGGCCGGGCTACACAATAAAATGTGAGATAAACCCCCACAAACACGGAATCGGCGCTCTTTCAATGGCCCACGCTGGTAAAGACACTGGTGGCAGTCAATTTTTCATCACCCACTCCCCCCAGCCACACTTAGATGGTGTGCACACTGTCTTTGGTAAAGTGGTTAAGGGAATGGAAGTGGTTAATGCCATTAAACCCGGCGACGTGATGAATAAAGTCACAGTTACCGATGAATAA